A window of Tautonia plasticadhaerens contains these coding sequences:
- the pglX gene encoding BREX-1 system adenine-specific DNA-methyltransferase PglX has translation MNRTKLKNYAPQARRDFIRMVTDRAAYFGLTPKKVEPIVEQGDAVVIAGRAHPRRVAAQRRALEERIGRDGFDRTMEALAYTWFNRLVAIRFMELHDYLENGEGGASYRVLSHPEGKATPEVLEKAEHVELPGLKRQRVIDLKLEGTKEGELYRLLLVAQCNALHDAMPFLFEKIDDETELVLPEGLLHSDSSIRKLVAGIDEEDWGEVEIIGWLYEAYISERYEEVIGKVVPSADIPAATQRFTPKWIVRYLVQNTLGRLWLATYPQSPLKGEMRYYIEPAEQAPEVQEQLREITPTSLNPEEITFLDPACGSAHILVEAYDLFRAIYQERGYRARDIPRLILGKNLFGLEIDDRAAQLAAFALMMKARADDRRIFDQKIQPQVRALVQTDGMDAEDIAAALNVSASKETAPPGQLFETEDDLFTRAASTATRPQYTSLTDVTVLVDLFQHAKTFGSLIQVPSAMAARLPQIEQRCREVAGHTSEIASRTAAIFLPVIEQTRMLAGSYDLVLANPPYMGSKYYDSTLKVFINKQYQDAKADLYACFIRRNSDFVAPNGFVGMITIPNWMFLPSFEDVRKRLLALQTIDTFIHNGRGVFGSDFGSCSFVYRNARLSGYRGTFRKLFERQGSVTSNEELEARFFITPTHSPSNTDFSQVPGSPLAYWLTKSTLDIYGSAKLLGTIAEPRVGLQTGSNEEFVRIWYEVSFKRIGLGLVDSQQAEASKKKWFPYNKGGEYRRWFGNNIWVVNWEADGKAIRANTPRSVVRNQNYYFREGVTWTTTSYGYFGVRYTDPGFLFDVKGASCFSRKDQLHTILGLLASPVSKHILDATNPTTENQVGNIKDLPVLEMDTKSQATTEHTVRIAIELAREDWDSFETSWSFQVLPALRHRAIKAHQSQEAAEKEYLGRFQRMKILEFENSRLFIEAYGLRDELSPEVPDDQITLYRPNREEDIKRLISYAIGCVMGRYSLDKPGLVYAQGGNVGFDPDQHTTFPADDDGIVPLLEADWGIPDDAASRIEQFVGAAWPGEHLEENLAFIAEALNPSRGERSRDTIRRYLATGFYKDHLRWYKRRPIYWLFSSGRRRAFQCLVYLHRYHEGTLARMRTEYVIPLQGQIAARIERLEGDKAQAPSTSRRHKLQKEQDDLKKQQAELLSFDEVLKHHADQRITLDLDDGVKVNYGKFGTLLAEVKAVTGGGGDE, from the coding sequence ATGAACCGCACGAAGCTGAAGAACTACGCCCCCCAGGCCCGCCGGGACTTCATCCGCATGGTGACGGACCGGGCGGCGTACTTCGGCCTGACCCCGAAGAAGGTCGAGCCGATCGTCGAGCAGGGGGACGCCGTGGTGATCGCCGGTCGGGCCCATCCCCGGCGGGTGGCGGCCCAGCGCCGGGCGCTGGAGGAGCGGATCGGGCGGGACGGCTTCGACCGGACCATGGAGGCGCTGGCCTATACGTGGTTCAACCGGTTGGTCGCCATCCGGTTCATGGAGTTGCACGACTACCTGGAGAACGGCGAGGGCGGGGCAAGCTACCGGGTCCTGAGCCACCCCGAGGGCAAGGCGACCCCGGAGGTGCTCGAAAAGGCCGAGCATGTCGAGTTGCCGGGCCTGAAGCGGCAGCGGGTCATCGACCTGAAGCTGGAGGGGACGAAGGAGGGCGAACTCTACCGGCTGCTGCTGGTGGCCCAGTGCAACGCCCTGCACGACGCCATGCCGTTCCTGTTCGAGAAGATCGACGACGAGACGGAACTGGTCCTGCCGGAGGGCCTGCTGCACTCCGACTCGTCGATCCGCAAGCTCGTGGCCGGGATTGACGAGGAGGACTGGGGCGAGGTCGAGATCATCGGCTGGCTCTACGAGGCATACATCTCCGAGCGCTACGAGGAGGTCATCGGCAAGGTCGTCCCCAGCGCCGACATCCCGGCGGCCACGCAGCGGTTCACGCCCAAGTGGATCGTCCGCTACCTCGTCCAGAACACGCTTGGGCGGCTCTGGCTGGCGACCTATCCGCAGTCGCCGCTCAAGGGCGAGATGAGGTACTACATCGAGCCCGCCGAGCAGGCGCCCGAGGTCCAGGAGCAACTCCGGGAGATCACGCCGACGAGCCTCAACCCCGAGGAGATCACGTTCCTCGACCCGGCGTGCGGCTCGGCCCACATCCTGGTGGAGGCGTACGACCTATTCAGGGCGATCTACCAGGAGCGGGGCTACCGGGCCAGGGACATCCCCCGTCTGATCCTGGGCAAGAACCTCTTCGGCTTGGAGATCGACGACCGAGCCGCCCAGCTTGCAGCCTTCGCCCTGATGATGAAGGCACGGGCCGACGACCGCCGCATCTTCGACCAGAAGATTCAGCCGCAGGTCCGGGCACTGGTCCAGACCGACGGGATGGACGCCGAGGACATTGCGGCGGCCCTGAACGTCTCGGCCTCGAAGGAGACGGCGCCGCCAGGCCAGCTTTTCGAGACGGAGGACGACCTATTCACCCGGGCTGCCTCGACGGCGACCCGCCCGCAGTACACCTCCCTGACGGACGTGACGGTCCTTGTGGACTTGTTCCAGCATGCCAAGACGTTCGGCTCGCTCATCCAGGTGCCCTCGGCAATGGCTGCTCGCCTGCCGCAGATCGAGCAGAGGTGCCGGGAGGTGGCTGGGCATACGAGTGAGATCGCAAGCCGGACGGCGGCCATCTTCCTTCCCGTCATCGAGCAAACCCGGATGCTGGCCGGTTCGTACGATCTCGTGTTAGCAAATCCGCCTTATATGGGCAGCAAATACTACGATAGCACGCTCAAGGTGTTCATCAACAAGCAATACCAAGACGCCAAGGCTGATCTGTACGCTTGTTTCATTCGCAGGAACTCCGACTTTGTTGCCCCGAACGGATTCGTCGGGATGATCACGATTCCGAACTGGATGTTCCTTCCGAGCTTCGAGGATGTTCGAAAGCGTCTCTTGGCACTCCAAACGATCGACACCTTCATTCACAACGGACGTGGGGTGTTCGGGTCAGACTTTGGCAGTTGCAGCTTTGTTTATCGGAACGCCAGGCTGTCTGGATATCGAGGCACGTTCAGAAAACTCTTCGAGAGACAGGGTAGTGTTACAAGCAACGAGGAACTGGAAGCCCGTTTCTTCATTACGCCAACCCACTCGCCAAGCAACACTGACTTCTCCCAAGTTCCAGGGAGTCCGCTGGCGTATTGGCTTACCAAGAGTACCCTCGACATCTATGGCTCGGCAAAGCTACTAGGAACAATTGCCGAACCTCGTGTAGGTCTTCAGACTGGAAGCAACGAAGAATTTGTAAGAATCTGGTATGAAGTTTCGTTCAAGAGAATCGGCCTGGGGCTTGTGGACAGCCAACAAGCGGAAGCCAGTAAGAAGAAGTGGTTCCCATACAACAAAGGAGGCGAATACCGCAGATGGTTCGGGAACAACATCTGGGTTGTGAACTGGGAGGCTGACGGGAAGGCGATCCGAGCAAATACTCCCAGGTCTGTCGTGCGAAATCAGAACTACTACTTCAGGGAAGGAGTTACATGGACGACTACCAGTTATGGTTACTTTGGAGTGCGCTACACAGACCCCGGATTTCTGTTTGATGTCAAGGGAGCAAGTTGCTTCTCCAGGAAGGACCAGCTTCACACCATCCTCGGCCTCCTTGCAAGCCCTGTTTCCAAGCACATACTGGATGCAACAAATCCTACGACAGAGAATCAGGTCGGCAATATTAAAGACTTGCCAGTGCTGGAGATGGATACCAAGAGTCAGGCGACGACGGAGCATACAGTTCGTATCGCCATCGAACTGGCACGAGAAGATTGGGACTCATTCGAGACCTCTTGGAGCTTTCAGGTCCTCCCCGCACTTCGACACAGAGCGATCAAGGCACATCAGTCTCAAGAGGCCGCCGAGAAAGAATACTTGGGCCGCTTCCAACGCATGAAAATCTTGGAATTTGAGAATAGCCGCCTTTTCATCGAAGCCTATGGTCTTCGGGATGAGCTTTCCCCCGAGGTCCCCGACGACCAGATCACTCTCTACCGCCCCAACCGGGAAGAGGACATCAAGCGGCTGATCTCCTACGCCATCGGATGCGTCATGGGCCGCTACAGCCTCGACAAGCCGGGGCTGGTCTATGCCCAAGGCGGCAACGTCGGCTTCGACCCCGATCAGCACACGACCTTCCCCGCCGACGACGACGGCATCGTCCCCCTTCTCGAAGCCGACTGGGGCATCCCCGACGACGCGGCGAGCCGCATCGAGCAGTTTGTCGGCGCGGCCTGGCCCGGGGAGCACCTCGAAGAGAACCTGGCGTTCATCGCCGAAGCCCTCAACCCCTCCCGGGGCGAGCGGTCCCGGGACACGATCCGCCGCTACCTTGCCACGGGGTTCTACAAGGACCACCTCCGCTGGTACAAACGGCGCCCCATCTACTGGCTGTTCTCCAGCGGCAGGCGTCGGGCCTTCCAGTGCCTCGTCTACCTGCACCGCTACCACGAGGGCACGCTCGCCCGGATGCGGACCGAGTACGTCATCCCGCTCCAGGGCCAGATCGCCGCCCGCATCGAGCGACT